The genomic region CCACCGGCCGCTCGATCCTCAATGCCGCAGGCCTCGAGAACGCCACCGGCATCGTCGCGATCCGCTACAACAAGGAGGTCGGCCTGCCCAAATGGGAGAAGGACCCGAACGTGATGGCGTTCGAGGAGCTGCGCAAGAAGTACACGCCGGCGATCGATCCCGACAACACCATCGCCTTCGCCGGTTACGGCCAGGCCGTGACCATGGGCGAGATCCTGCGCCGCTGCGGCGACGAGCTCACCCGCGCCAACGTGCTGAAGCAGGCATCGAACCTCAATGGTTTCCACTCGCCGTATTTCCTCGACGGCGTCACCTACAGCTACACGCCCGAGGACTACACGCCGATGAAGACGCTGTTCATCTCCACCTTCACCGGGAAGGACTGGGACATCTCCGATAAGCCGATGTCGGAGTAGGCTTGGGGCGCGAGGCCGGCGCCGCCGCCTCTTTCCTTCTCCCCTTGTGGGAGAAGGTGGCGCGAAGCGCCGGATGAGGGGTATCTATCCACACGCGAGCTCGCGGAGAGAGACCCCTCACCCGTCTCGCCGCTCCGCGGCGAGCCACCCTCTCCCACAAGGGGAGAGGGTTAGAGCGCGCATCCACTGCAATTAACCCAGCCGATACGCCTGCGCTGCATTCACGCCAAACGCCTTGTCCCGCACACACGGGCCGAGCCGCGCCAGACAGGCCTCCAGCGCGGTCTTGATCTCGCCGTAGCTTCCCGCAAGCAGGCACACGGGCCAGTCAGATCCGAAGATCAGCCTGTCCTCGCCGAAACATTTTGCGGCATGCGCGACGAACGGAAACAGCCGTTCCGCATCCCAGTCGTTCCAGACCGCTTCCGTCGCCAATCCCGAGATCTTGCACCAGACATTGCCGCAGGCAGCCAGCGCTGCGATGCGCTCGGCCCATTCCGCGCTCCCGCCGGCGGCAATCGGCGGCTTGGCGGCGTGATCGAGCACGAAACGCGCGTGCGGAAAGGCCTGCGCGGTTGCGATCGCGGCAGGCAGCTCGCGGCTGCGGACGAGGAAATCGTAAGCGAGATCGCGGGCGAACACCGCCGTGAGGCCGCGCTGGACGTCCTCGCGCAGCAGCCAATCCGCATCAAGCTCGTCGTGGACCTGGTGGCGGATGCCGACCAGCTTTGCTCCACCAGGCAGAGCGCGCAGCCGGTCGAGCGTTTCGTCGAGCGCAGCATCGGTCAGATCGGCCCAGCCGACCACGCCGACGACAGAGGGCGTCGCAGCCGCAATACGCAGGAACTCCTCGGTCTCCTCCAGCGCGGAGCGGCATTGCACCACGATGCTGGCGTCGATGCCGTTCGCCTGTAGCAGCGGCGCGAGATCGGCCGGGCCGAAGGCACGGCGGATCGGCGCCAGCTCGGGCGCTTCCATCCAGGGATAATCGGCGCGCGCCGGATCCCAGAAATGCTGATGGGAATCGATGATCATGCCTTATGCTCCGCCGGGAAGCGGCGCGCGCGCATCGACGAGATTCCGCGCACGCAGCTCCTGCCAGAACGCCGGCGGGACCACGGCTTCCGACATCGCGATGTTGTCAGCGACCTCGGCGGCATTGCGCGCGCCCATCACGGCGACCGTCACCGCCGGATGGGCCATGCAGAATTGCAGCGCGGCGGCCTTCAGCTCGGTGCCGTGCCTGCGGCAGAGTTCGTCGAGCTCCAGCGCACGTGCCACGAGCGCCGCATCAGCATCCTGATAGTTGAACTTCGCGCTCGTCCTCGGATTGGCCAGGATGCCGCTGTTGTAGATGCCGCCGAGCAGGATGCCGATGTTTCTGGCCTGGCAGAGCGGAAACAGCGCATCCAGCGCGCCCTGGTCCAGCAGCGTGTAGCGGCCGGCAAGCAGGAAGCAGTCGACCGGCACGGCCTCGGCGAAGCGAACTGGCATCTCCGACTGGTTCATGCCGGCGCCGATCGCCTTGACCGTGCCGGCCTCGCGCAGGCGCTGGAGCGCGCGGAAGGCGCCGGTGACGGCATCGTCATAATGATCGTCGGGATCATGCACGAGCAGGACGTCGACGCGGTCGAGGCCGAGGCGCTGCAGGCTCTCCTCGACCGACCGCATCACGCCGTCATAGCTGAAATCGAACACCGGCCGCTCGCGCGGCGTGCCCTTGTAGTGCTCGTCCTCCGGCGCAGCACCGTCCGGTGCGCGCAGCAGGCGGCCGACCTTGGTCGAGATGACGTAGGAATCGCGCTGCTGTTGCCGCAGAAAGGCGCCTAGCCGCCGCTCCGCGAGGCCGAAGCCGTAGAGCGGGGCGGTGTCGAAGAATCGAACGCCGAGCGACCAGGCGCGTTCAATCGTCGCTTCCGCATCGGCATCGCTGACGGGCGAGAACAACCCGCCGAGCGGGGCGGAACCGAGGCCGATCGAGGTGACATCGAGAGCGCCGAGCCGCGACCTTTTCATTCCCATCGCCTTCCAGCAATCGTCTTGCATTCCAAATCATCTCTCCCGCTTGCGGAAACCGCAAGCGGGAGAGGCATGCAGGAGCGCGGGGCTGGGCAGCGCTCCTACTTCAACATCTGCGCGACGTTGTCCTTGGTGACGAGATCGAGGCCGGTGTAGACGATCTCCGGCACCTTCTCGCCCTTCTTGATGGCGAGCAGCGTGTCCATCGCCTTCTCGCCCATCTCGAACGGACGCTGGCCG from Bradyrhizobium sp. CB1015 harbors:
- a CDS encoding aldo/keto reductase, translating into MKRSRLGALDVTSIGLGSAPLGGLFSPVSDADAEATIERAWSLGVRFFDTAPLYGFGLAERRLGAFLRQQQRDSYVISTKVGRLLRAPDGAAPEDEHYKGTPRERPVFDFSYDGVMRSVEESLQRLGLDRVDVLLVHDPDDHYDDAVTGAFRALQRLREAGTVKAIGAGMNQSEMPVRFAEAVPVDCFLLAGRYTLLDQGALDALFPLCQARNIGILLGGIYNSGILANPRTSAKFNYQDADAALVARALELDELCRRHGTELKAAALQFCMAHPAVTVAVMGARNAAEVADNIAMSEAVVPPAFWQELRARNLVDARAPLPGGA
- a CDS encoding amidohydrolase; amino-acid sequence: MIIDSHQHFWDPARADYPWMEAPELAPIRRAFGPADLAPLLQANGIDASIVVQCRSALEETEEFLRIAAATPSVVGVVGWADLTDAALDETLDRLRALPGGAKLVGIRHQVHDELDADWLLREDVQRGLTAVFARDLAYDFLVRSRELPAAIATAQAFPHARFVLDHAAKPPIAAGGSAEWAERIAALAACGNVWCKISGLATEAVWNDWDAERLFPFVAHAAKCFGEDRLIFGSDWPVCLLAGSYGEIKTALEACLARLGPCVRDKAFGVNAAQAYRLG